The genomic region TGAAACCAACGATGGCTGCATGAGACAAGAACTCTATGATAAACCCTAGCCTGCAGCAGATCAATCGAGTCAGTTCAGAGAGTTCCAGGTGTTCATGCCAATATGACATCATAAACTGGAAGTGGCAGGTCAGTAAACCAGGGACCACGCACGCTCACCTGAAGAATCCGAGCATTGCCTGAGTGATCCCTGCGAAGAATGTTGCGGTGAACGCCAGCCTGCTGTACTCATGTGGATTCTTAACCGGATCGATCTCTTCCTGGAGAAGAGTCCCGAGCAATAGCGACAGGACGGCTGCTGGACCGATGGCTATGTCCCTGGAAGTGCCCATCGCAGCGTATATCAGAGGTGGAACGAAGCTACTGTCTGCAAATGAAAAATCAGCAACACTCTGGTCATTATAGTTGCAGACTTGCAGGAGCAAAACTGGAAATCCTGAGATCTCAACAATGATGAAAATGTATGCTGAACTTACAGAGCCCAACATGTGCTGGCAGGAAAGCAAGCTGTGCATAACCAATGTCCTGGTGTAAGATACCATGAGGGAGCACATGTCAGAGTACGTTGACAAGCCAGTGGAGGCTACGGTGCTGCTTTGCGAAGTTTGCTAGTTTGTTACCTGAGGTATGCAGAGGCTGGCGATGGTGAGGCCGGCGATGAAGTCCCCCTTGAACATGCCAAAGGTGTAGCTCCTGGCCCAGTCCAGCACCGGAAAGAGGTGCACCAGGCCGAACCACAGCTTCTTGGACCTCGGCTGGTCCTTGTACTCCCGCAGTGGGTCGTCAGGAAAGAAGGTCTCCTTCACCCCTTCGGCTAACTCCGTGAAGAGGCCCTTCGCCGGCGGGAACCTGACTTTGTAGCCATGGTCGTCTGTCTGGTGGTGTGACCCTGTCCTGGAGATGTCGCCATTGAAGTCTTCACCTCCGTCCAAAATGGTTCTCGGCATTGTCGCCAAAGTTGTTTGCACTGCACGTTGGTGCGAGGAAGGGAACGTCTATTTGTAAATGAAGCAGTGAGAACTGAAGTTAAACATCCATGAACAGGCACACACAAACGCATGAACAAGCACGATTACCAGCTACATGCATGGTGCAACTAAGGTCTCAGTTCTAGTATCTACAGAAACAAAACCAAGACCAGAAATGTAATTCTTCAGAACCGAAGGAAGGAATTCAAAACTTATGCATGGACAGCAATGTATATCAAGAATGGAGCACCCAACAGGACCAATGTATCATTCAAAACAATGAAgaatggaggaaggaaggagaaccTACACAGCGATGAAAAGTACTGCTGCTTTTGTGTTGATTGTTCAGAAGCTAGGGAATGCTCATTATACATAGATGCGGAGAAGCTCCCGTTACCATCAAAGGTCAACCCCTCTTTTTTGATTAATGAGCACTGCAAATTATGAATCTGCGTCGAGGATTGTGCCATATTAAACATTGCGCATGCAGGAAACACCTACCTGATGGACTGGTTATTCTCACAGCTCATCACTCGCTCAACTTGTAAATTATTTTGCAGAACACAACCGGTGTTGAAAGAATGTGCATCTGCTGAACAAGCAGACTGGCTATGAGCACTCCCTGGTGGCTTTCATCAGTTTATCAAGACATCATATCATAACCTGGCTAGTTGCTGTTTACCCTGCCTTGTGTATGCATGCAGTTACACACTCATCCTTTCCAAGGCTGTTCAAGCGGCCTATTGATCAGAGTCATAAAGGGGATAAAATATAGCAGCATCTCATCAACTGGTAGTTAAGCAATCGATCTATTTCTGCGACGACTAGCTTTGTCGATCTCCAGTCTGATCCTGCTGCATTAAGCAATCGATCTGTTTTTGCAACGACTGGCTGTGTCGATCTCCAGTCTGATCCTGCTGCAGATCATGTTCTGACGGTGCATAATTAGAATTAACAACTGCATTATTGGGGTCTGGCGTAGTCCATGAGGCAGCTTATTAAGTAGAGTATGTTGTACCTTGCCATAAGCAGGGGCGCTTGTTTACAAGTCCACAAGTAGTGTTAACAAACTAGTACTTCCTCTTTAAACTAATCTACTATTCCTAAATAGTTTATCTCCACTAActctaattctctcaacatgctGCCTTCCATGTCACCAAATGTGCCATGTCAGCATCCACTAACACTATTTTGCAGCCTTGTGCAAACCTCATGCATACTCTTTGTTCACACCCAGTGCAAGTATGCATACTCTTTGTTCAAACAGTGCAAGTATGAAATATTTCTACCTTAAAAAATCTTTTGATTTAGATCATTTTCTTCATTCATGATTTATCTGAAATTAATCTTTAAATTCCCGGCGCAACGCGCGGAAAATCACCTAGTATATAAGACACTTTAAatcattaaagtagtgatctaaaacgtcgtatattagtttacaaagggagtataTTTTATCCCCTTTATGACTTTGATCAATAGGCCACTTGAACAGCCATGGAAAGGATGAGTAACTGCATGCCTACACAAGGCAGCGTTGTCAATGATGTATTGCTGTGTTGTAATGTTGTGCTTCCCTCAGCCATGGATCAAATATTTGGAGGAAATCCTTACCAGCTCTAGTAAATAAATAGGTCTATTCTATTTGTAGGCTAGAGCTAATAATTTAGTCATGAGTTAACCTTGTGCGTTTTTTGACAGAGGGAACAGCAGCTGAACCCAAACCGCCACTAATGACAGCGCCTGAACTACAAAAAGGTTCTGCAAAAGCGACACCTCTAGGGAACAGTGCACAAGCGTTGTCGTCGCCGATCAACGGGTCTAAGGTTTCCGCCCTGGAGAAAGTCTGAACTCTCCGGAAAATGCCTTCAACAAGGGAGCGATTGACTGATTGACATTGCTAGGTACAACCAATGAAGGTCAGACCTAGGGTATTCACCTTGGAAATCGAGACTTGTACTCGAGTAGCACCAATAAAATTGAAGTCCCCTAGTgccgccgcctccgcttgttgaGGCTGTTGTTGCAAATCACTAATCAACTGGCTCACAGGCATCACACGTTCGGTTTGGACAAGAACATCGTCCCACAACAGAACCGTGCCCGCATAACGGCCTGTGAAGCATTGTCTTCATCGCATCCAAGACCATGCCTCGCCATTACTTAGCAGTCTCGAACTCAACATGAGCCATCGAGACCTTCTGGTGTTCCAATCGTAGCCACCTTGACATTTCCCACCTCTGTCAACATCGTGGAGATCACGGCGTAGATGGTGATGTCGACATACCCCATGGTGTCAACAGAAAGCGGAGCTTCACGATGTGCCCCTTTGAAGCTGCACAGGCTGATGTTTCCGAACGTGCACGACCGGATCCCATTTGATCCAGATGTCATCCATCAATGTGTGAAGACCACCGATGGAGGAGTCTGGAACTCGTCAGCAGCCAGATCGAGGACGACCAGCAGTAGGAAGATCAGCGAGTTGGATGGGAGAAGACCACTAGGGTCGTCGCCCTTCCTTTGTTTTCCCCGTCAGCGCGCCTCACACTGGCCAACCTCCACCTTATGGACTGCGCCTAGGGGAGCCCCCCACCCCTTCGGAGATAGGGCTTGCCGCCACCGCGGTAGAGGTCAACGGCAGGGGAGGCCACAACGAATGATGGCTAGCGGCAGTGCTAGGGCTTGGCTCCTGGCGTAACCCGGGGAGCGATGCCCCGGAGCGAACCGCTCCGTATTTTCTTCCTCCCAGTTAACCTTGTGCGTATGAGCCGATCTCATTCGAAGGAAGCGATTTTTGGTATATGCTGTGAAGCTGCCTGCGTACCTCTACCAAAATCTTGTGCTCGCCATTCAGGCATTGTGATAATGAATGTTGCAAGGACTGATGCGTGGAATCGGCCCGCCGCCAATAACGACGAGGTCAGCCCCTCCGGCGTGGGGGTGATCATTGATCAATATCCCGTTCGACCGGGAGCCTCTTATGTTTCTAGTATCTGGTGATGCATTAGCTCATTTAAGGTCGGTGCAGTGGAAATGTACTTGGTAATGAACTGTTCAAGTATGTTATGTTTGATGTTAATGTGATATTGTCATTTAATTATGCACTGAAATAGTTTAAATGCATGTTTGAAATGTGTGCAAAATTTTGTGCTTTTTTTTTGAGAGATCGGCTAGATGAACAAAGTTTAATTCCTAAAAAAAGTACTATGGAATTAGATTAGAGCATGATGAATACAATGAGGGATTAAGTTTTAGAGCATGAGGAATACGATGAGGGATTAAGTTTCAAAGCTAGAATGCACAAGCAAGCAACTCATCTTATCGGAGTAGTATCAGAACCTTTAGTGTATCCATTCCACTCAGCCAAATGCAAAACCTCTTTATAAAGCCTTGAAGTACAAACACTAACAAAATACAGTGGTACAGATCCAAAAACTGGACAAAAAAACCCAAAGATGGATCATCAAATAAACCTCCATCCAACTGCTCGCCGACGCACACCCCGAGCACGCACACTGATGATGCAGATGTCCAACTAGgccaccatcttctcctttttctcCAACCACATCTTGCGAACCTGATGCGCCCCAACTCCACACACCTCCATTATTTACCTTTGCACGAACTATGCCGTGTACTTCTGTATTCCTTGATCTATAAAAATCACACCAACACATCTCTCTGCTTCTCCTGTACATCGCTTCGTTCGACGCGTCTTCTTCAGACGTTCAGGGCTGACTTCGGAGCAAATTTCTTCACTGCGTCGCTGACCGACAGGAATATTTTGTCGTCGCCGATGAGGTCTGTGAATTTCGCTGACCGCAGCTTCTGGATTACTGCCGGCCCGGGATTGGCGAGGATCAGCTGTAGTGGCACACATGGATTTTTGTTCAGTGATTATTCCATGAACATGCTTGCGGTAGCAGCTAGAAGTTAAACAATTCTGATCCTAGTTTTTGGTATTTTACCTGAATTTTGCGCTTTTCAAGTGCTTTCAGCAACTCTTCCAAAGCATGGATTCCACTTGTGTCGATATCAGTTACCGCTGTTGAAGAGTTAGTTGATCAGTGTTTAgcaatgaataaatcaaatttaaTTTCCGTATTCTAAAATATAGTAATTCTATTGTCTCCTTACGAGATAGCTCAACAATGAGAAACTCTGTTTTGGACAACTTCTGTTCCTGctgttgttcctcctcatccctcAGCCATCTCAGGATTCTGAAAATACGATAATAAATTACTATACTAGTAATGATGCCACTGAATAATATAAATTAGTAAATCTTGTTGAAAGGAAGTTTACCTCTCTTTAACATAATTGGAGTTTGTGAAGTAGATAGCTGAGTCCACTCTGACAATCATAACCCCGGGCACCTTGGTAGCTTCTGGGTATTGTTCAACATTCCTGTAGATCGTTGTTCTTGGGAGGTTGCCGAGTAAAGCTGTTCTCGGCCGTGTTACTTGGAGAAGAATTTTTCCAAGAGATATTGCAACCTATTTCATGCAAGATCCACAATCATCAACCATGTCAGTAGGAGAAATTCAGTTGTAATTAACATGACCGAAATTGTAGTAGCACGCACCGCAATGAGCAAGCCATACTCCACTGATGCAAATACGACCCCGAAGAATGCTCCTAGCAATGCCACGAAATCCATTTTATCAACCTTCCAGATAAGGTACGCCGTCTCATAGTCAACTAGGCTAACCACTGCATTTATGATGATGGAAGCTAGAATGGCATTGGGCGTGTACTTGAACAATGGAGTGATCAACAACAGTGTGAGCATCACTACAATTGCCATAACAACATTGGATACTGCTGTTTTGCAGCCAGCCATGTAATTTACTGCTGATCGCGAGAAAGAACCTGCAGCAAACATATCTTGTCAGTACAATGCTATATTTGCATGTGATATGTGGCTTTTCTCTACTAAATTAGCAATCACCTGTGGCCACGTAGCATGAAGTCATTGAGCCAACAATGTTCATGGTTCCTAGAGCTACCATTTCTTTGTTCCCATCTATTTGGTAGTCCTTCATGGCAGCAAATGTTCTTCCAATTGCGATTGCTTCCTGATAAAGTTTGCATTGGTTTTGACATATTGTTGGATATTCTAAAAAATCTATTCggaaaaaaatgaaactaaaagGTCAATGAAGTTTTTGTTACCGTAAGGGCAACCATTCCAGCTACTACACCAATTCTGAATCCTTTCGCCAAGTATGGGCCAGACCAATATATGAGATGAAATGAAGGTGGATTGATGCCTTGCTTTATATCCTTGACCTGCGATTATCCAGTAATTGATCCACATTGTTATCTTCGACTAATTTTTTACAACTGAAGTTTCTGATGGCAAAAAGTTGCGAGTAGTCAAACAGCGACTTACAATTGCAACGCCCTGCTTGTCTGCATGGGTGATGAACACACAGAAGGTGGATATGACAACTGAAATGAGCGGGGCGATTGCAGAAACCCAGAAGAGCTTCTTATTCTTCTTGGCCTGAATTATTCCAATGGAACAGAATGATCATCACAAATAGTCAAGGGAACCAAGATGCAATTCTGAGCATGTAATATTTTATCTTACGATGTATTTGGTAGTTAGAAGAAACGCCAAGAAGGATGCGCCAATCAATATCGTCTGATAGTTCCACTGAATCAACAACGCAAGGGTAAGCTGATGAAATACCATTTTTTTGTCATCACAGAAGTAACAAAATAGAAAAAAGGTTGAATATCCTTACCCCATGGTGTACATTTCCCCATACTGACTCCATGACCGAGATGATATCAGACTTCTTTGTGAATTTTTTGATGCCAAGGAAGCCTTTGAGCTGCTGAAGGGCAATGGTTACGGCAGCACCCGCCATGAAACCAATGATGGCTGCATGAGACAAGAACTCTATGATAAACCCTAGCCTGCAGCAGATCGATCGAGTCGGGTCAGAGACTACGTAAAGCAGATGAACTTTTCTGGAGTTCATGCCAATATGACATCAGAAACTGCCAGGTCAACGGGCCAAGGACCACGGATGCTCACCTGAAGAATCCAAGCATCGCCTGAGTGATCCCCGCGAAGAATGTTGCGGTGAAGGCCAGCCGGCTGTACTCATATGGACTCTTGACTGGATCGATCTCTTCCTGGAGGAGAGTTCCAAGCAACAGGGACACGACGGCCACCGGACCGATGGCTATATCCCTGGAACTGCCCATCATAGCGTATACCAAAGGCGGAACGAAGCTACTGTCTGCAAAAGAAAATCAGCAAAAAACTCTCATCATCATTATATATAGTTGCAGACTTGTAGGAGCAAAACTGGAACTCTGAGATCTGATCAGTAATGAAAAAGCTAATAGGTATGTTGAACTTACACAGTCCAACATGTGCCGGCAGGAAAGCAAGCTTGGCATAACCGATGTCCTGGCGTAAGATGCCATCAGAGAGCACATGTCAGTCAGAGTACGTCGAAGGGCTGCCTGTGCATGCAACTACACTACACAAGAGAGCAGCTTTGATTTCTAGTTTGTTACCTGAGGTATGCAGAGGCTGGCGATGGTGAGGCCGGCGACGAAGTCCCCTTTGAACTTGCCGAAGCTGTAGCTCCTGGCCCAGTCCAGCACCGGGAAGAGGTGCACCAGGCTGAGCCACAGCTTCTTGGACCTCGGTTGGTCCTTGTACTCACGCAGCGGATCGTCGGCGAAGAATGTCTCCTTCACCCCATCTGCGAACTCCGCGAGGAGGCCCTTCGCCGGCGGGAACCCGACCTTGTagccatggtggtggtggtggtgggtgctGTTGCTGTCTGTGTAACGGTGCGACCCCGTCTGGCTGGAGACGTCGCCGTCAAAGTCCTCGCCTCCGTCCGACACGGTTCTTGGCATTGTTGCCGACGTTGCTTGCACCTATGTGCAGATGGATACGTCTGTCTGGAAATAAGGCAGCGAGCGAGAAATGAGAACATCAATCCCTATCTACGTCGGGCGAGACAATTAGCATATACTGCGAAACTGAAGCTAACTCTCCATGTATTTCAGACGGAGAAATCATTAGTACTAGTCAAAtaaagcacacacacacacgcatggacATGCATGACCATCCATCTGCATGCATGGTGCAACTAAGCTCTGAACTGAATGAAACAATTTACAGCAAGGGAAAACCAAGACCATAGGTGTTTTTCTTCGGAACTGAAGGAAGGAATCAGAAACTTATGCATGAACAACAAGAAATACAGTATATATCAAGAATGGAAGCAGCCAACACCActgatcattgcatatcattcataaCCATGAATGAAGACTTGATGGACCAAGGAAAGAAAACATACACAAGGATGACACTCAGCCAAAGGCCTGCTGCTTTGTGTTGATTGTTCAGAAGCTAGGGAATGTCCATTATATATAGATGCAGAGAAGCTGCGGCCGCGATGAAGGTCAACCCCTATATTTTAATCGGAGGGCCAAGAGATAAGCTAAGCTGCAAATTATGAATCTGCGTCGAAAATCGCACCACATTCAGCATAGCGCAGGAAACGCCTACCCTAATGAATAGGTTATTCTCACAGCTCATCACTTGCTGAACTTGTAAATCATTTCTGCGAAAACAATCAAACGGTTTCAGTGACAGGTGACACAAGGAACAATGAAACTGGCTTTCAGCTCTACATGGGCCAGAGTGGACCTGAGCAAATGTGTGTGTGTGATGTGCCCAAACAGGGTAACTTATTAAGATATACTCCAATCTTCACCAAGTTGCAGTTTTGAAACGTTGCCAGTTTTTCTAGCTGATGAAAAGGGACGATTCCCTTCCTGTACCATCGAGTCATGCACACGTTGGCTTAATGCGCAATCAAACTCCGATGAAAAATAGAAAGTATATGACATAAAGGGGGCTAGACTTGTGCAATTTTGACATTTAGGCTTACCCAAATGCATGTGCTATGACTTCAGAAGCCAAACAGAAACTTCAGAATTCAGAAGAGCACTGGCCACTGAAAAAGCAAAATTGGGGGATTCTGTGGCTATTTTACCCTTCCGTATGCTTTTGCATGTTACACGCTCATCTTTGGCGTAGCTCTAGAAGGCGGTCAATCGAtcaagttttttctttttctgctgtACTGAACTATTTGACACCTTCTTAAAAAAAATCGAATTGAGGAACATCGCTCCCAATTTCATTCAACATGAAATTGATAATGTAACAGGGTTTTTGCTGGAAGGCTTCTTTACTGGACATCGACAAGATAGGAACGCCCGTTGTttcaagaagaaaaggaaaaaatgatCAAGTCGACAAGGAAAAAAAATACAATTCCTTAAAACGGAGTAGTTATGGACAAGTTCCACTACTAATGGCATATTGCAAGCTATAATAAGCTGCCTCTCACAGACTAGGCAGGCCGCAATAATGCAGTTGTTAACTCTAACTATGCACCGTCTGAACATGATCTGCGGCAGCAGAAGTACAGGATCAGACTGGAGATCGGCACAGTTAGTCATCGCGAAACCCGATCGTTCCATCAACTACTAGTTTAATTTCCCTTAATCAACTAGCAGTAGCGCCGGAAGAAAAATGGTCTGCCATTTGCATGAACCTGGTCAAAGAACCGATCGAAAGGCAGGCTAATGTGATGGGTTCCTGATGCAGGTGGACGGTCCTAAAATGCACAGCCGAGAGGCTGAGAGAGACCAACCGACGTGCTCCTCTGCCTAATAGATTCCATGCACTCTCGGTGGCTCTAATCACTCGCTTGCGAATGTACCTTGGCCCTGGCACACGTTGCAGCTAGCCTTTTCGTTCTAGTGGTGACCCAGTGGTGCTCTGCTATTTTCAATACAGTTTCAGGATAGGAGCATCTACAGTGTTCAGTAAGACAGTAACAGCTCTGTGTAGACCAAGTTCCACACATGCATGATAAAATGGCAtttttctactactccctccgttcctaaatacttgtctttctagagatttcaacaagtgactacatacggcgcaaaatgaatgaatctacactttaaaatatgtctacatacatccgtatgttgagtccatttgaaatgcctagaaagacaagtatttgggaacggagggagtagaatacaTGATGAAATGGTATTCATTCATGAGAAATCACAGGAACTCCGCTGTCAAAACCCAAAGATATTTCTTTCTAAAACCCATGATAAAAATACACAGCAGAAGAATAAGTCACCCTAGTGATCCGATCCAGTGACCCTATCGCACAAATCTAAGGAAAATGGTTCCGGTTTAACATTCCAGAAAGCATCTAGATCACTCAAAACTGAACAATGAAGGCCTGAAGAAAGAATACAAGCACACAAAGAACAGAGAGGAGGTGATAAACAAATGCAGGAACTAAAACCCTTTACGAACACGCGGTCGAAAAAGAACTTTTCCGTGGGGCTTTTTGCCTGCCTCGCTGTGCCAAAAGGGAAGGCAAAAGTTCGCAAAAAAATAAACGAAAGAGAGATCGAAAAGAAGGAGCAAGTGGTCTTTCTTACTGTGTTGTTCCTCTGGGAGCACCTTCGTGGAGCTCCGGACCTTTTCCTCCTGGCTTTTCCTGGGCCCCGCCAGTGTTCTGCTCGGACTATACCTTCCAGCAGATTGGATGGTGGAGGGTCGCCTCGAACGTGGACGCGATTGTGGGTCAGGAGGTCGACGACAGCGCCTTCATCACTATTTAAAAGATTGGGggaggaagaagcgaaaagagagagggagagtgggagAAAGAGAGTCAAACAGTGTCCAGGTTCGATGAACCTGGTGTGGGGAGGCAGCGCAGGCGTGAAGAACGGGATGGGAGTTAACCACCTGCTGCCACGTTGACCTTGCTCGATAGTATTACGGCGAGTATTTACGGGTTGGGAGGCTGCCAGTTCACTGCCATTGCATGTAGGATGCTGTACTGGCGACAGCCGCACAGTGTGTTTGTTGTTGTAACAAAATCACAACATTTACTGTTTTGGTTTTCATTTTAGGCCAATTTCTCAGCACACCATGATTTGCGACACAAACtaattcttttttattttattttgagttGGTATCTAAACTTATTCAAACCATCAGTTGTCCTGTCTGGCAACCTGACACGAGAGACCCATTTGTCAATGTTCACATGGGTGCAGAGGTTGGCGTTCACTTGGAATAACACTAAGGGCATGTTCGGTAGCTCTCTGGCTTTGGGATGAGAACGAATGAGAAAACTCCGCGGAATTAAAAGGTTACATTACTTATATACTATGAATAACATTACGACAAAGGATGAGTATTGTAACAAAAGATGAGTTAGCTGTCAAGTGGGACCAACATTTATTTCAATATACTATATGTTTCACATGTGCATTCTATATAAAGCTCTAATTTTTGTATGGACATACCAagttgtcgttctgagcaacttatATTCTATAATAATGGATGCATATTAAAAATTAACACGTTGTTTGAAAATTTAGTAGAGATAACTGCATGCTCCGATCACCTGAAAACCTACGGGTTTTCTAAACACGATACAATCGGTACAATCGTAGATACTCATATATACGCACATGCACACTCTACCTCATGAGCACTTTCGAGATACTCAGCCGACACAACATTATGAGATTGACCAAGTCACCAAAGACACATCGTAGTCgctgggaacgtctcctcccactgaacgaacatcgtcggtaaatttgaaataaattcagaacAATACGAGCACCAATgttaagtctaggacttgaaccttGGTGGGCTGGTTCCACCACACGAAAGCTAACCATCAAAGATAGTAGTTATTTCCTCCAAACTAACTTGTTTCACACTTCAAATAGCCAGAAGCCAACAATCTCATACAAAATTAACAAAGGAATGCGATGATCATTCAAGGAATCATGTGgtaaattgtttcatacttaaataattcTTTTCGTTAATGGGACAAGCTGGGTGATCTTGATTGACAATGCGACCTTTTTTTTGGCATTGCCACAACCCGGAAGAACTTATTTGGACCCATCAATACGTAGGTATAACAGTTAGTTGGAATACTTGCTTTTAACAGA from Triticum aestivum cultivar Chinese Spring chromosome 4A, IWGSC CS RefSeq v2.1, whole genome shotgun sequence harbors:
- the LOC123084956 gene encoding sulfate transporter 1.2, which produces MPRTVSDGGEDFDGDVSSQTGSHRYTDSNSTHHHHHHGYKVGFPPAKGLLAEFADGVKETFFADDPLREYKDQPRSKKLWLSLVHLFPVLDWARSYSFGKFKGDFVAGLTIASLCIPQDIGYAKLAFLPAHVGLYSSFVPPLVYAMMGSSRDIAIGPVAVVSLLLGTLLQEEIDPVKSPYEYSRLAFTATFFAGITQAMLGFFRLGFIIEFLSHAAIIGFMAGAAVTIALQQLKGFLGIKKFTKKSDIISVMESVWGNVHHGWNYQTILIGASFLAFLLTTKYIAKKNKKLFWVSAIAPLISVVISTFCVFITHADKQGVAIVKDIKQGINPPSFHLIYWSGPYLAKGFRIGVVAGMVALTEAIAIGRTFAAMKDYQIDGNKEMVALGTMNIVGSMTSCYVATGSFSRSAVNYMAGCKTAVSNVVMAIVVMLTLLLITPLFKYTPNAILASIIINAVVSLVDYETAYLIWKVDKMDFVALLGAFFGVVFASVEYGLLIAVAISLGKILLQVTRPRTALLGNLPRTTIYRNVEQYPEATKVPGVMIVRVDSAIYFTNSNYVKERILRWLRDEEEQQQEQKLSKTEFLIVELSPVTDIDTSGIHALEELLKALEKRKIQLILANPGPAVIQKLRSAKFTDLIGDDKIFLSVSDAVKKFAPKSALNV